A genomic stretch from Malus domestica chromosome 15, GDT2T_hap1 includes:
- the LOC103431642 gene encoding UDP-glucose 6-dehydrogenase 1 yields MVKICCIGAGYVGGPTMAVIALKCPSVEVVVVDIWDKRIAAWNSDQLPIYEPGLDDVVKQCRGKNLFFSTDVKKHVKEADIVFVSVNTPTKTTGLGAGKAADLTYWESAARMIADVSDSSKVVVEKSTVPVKTAEAIEKILTHNGKGIKFQILSNPEFLAEGTAIEDLFKPDRVLIGGRETAEGQKAIKALRDIYSQWVPEDRILTTNLWSAELSKLAANAFLAQRISSVNAMSALCEATGANVTQVSHAVGKDSRIGPKFLNASVGFGGSCFQKDILNLVYICECNGLPEVAEYWKQVVKINEYQKSRFVNRVVASMFNTVSTKKIAILGFAFKKDTGDTRETPAIDVCKGLLVDKAELSIYDPQVTEDQIRRDLTMRKFDWDHPMHLQPISSSSTLEQVSVVSDTYEATKGAHGICILTEWDEFKTLDYNKIYENMQKPAFIFDGRHVIDVDKLREIGFIVFAIGKPLDAWLKDMPAVA; encoded by the coding sequence ATGGTGAAGATATGTTGCATTGGTGCTGGATATGTTGGGGGACCTACAATGGCAGTGATTGCACTCAAGTGCCCATCTGTTGAAGTGGTCGTCGTTGATATCTGGGATAAACGGATTGCAGCTTGGAACAGTGACCAACTTCCCATTTATGAACCCGGCCTCGATGACGTCGTGAAGCAGTGCCGCGGCAAGAACCTCTTCTTCAGCACTGATGTGAAGAAGCACGTCAAGGAAGCCGATATAGTGTTTGTCTCCGTCAACACCCCGACCAAAACTACGGGTCTCGGAGCAGGCAAAGCTGCAGATTTGACATATTGGGAGAGTGCTGCTCGTATGATTGCAGATGTGTCCGACTCTAGCAAAGTTGTTGTTGAAAAATCGACCGTCCCTGTCAAAACAGCTGAGGCAATAGAAAAAATTTTGACCCACAACGGCAAGGGAATCAAATTCCAGATCCTCTCAAACCCTGAATTCCTGGCCGAGGGAACTGCGATCGAAGATCTTTTTAAACCGGACCGGGTCCTCATTGGTGGCAGGGAAACCGCTGAAGGCCAGAAGGCCATCAAAGCATTGAGGGATATTTATTCTCAGTGGGTTCCTGAAGACCGTATCCTAACCACCAATCTTTGGTCCGCAGAGCTCTCCAAGCTTGCTGCCAATGCGTTCTTGGCACAGAGAATATCGTCTGTTAACGCCATGTCTGCGCTTTGTGAGGCTACTGGGGCCAATGTTACACAGGTTTCACACGCTGTTGGTAAGGACTCTAGGATAGGCCCCAAGTTTCTTAACGCTAGTGTCGGTTTTGGGGGATCCTGCTTCCAGAAGGACATCCTGAATCTTGTTTACATCTGTGAATGCAATGGCCTTCCGGAGGTGGCAGAGTACTGGAAACAGGTAGTGAAGATCAATGAGTACCAAAAGAGCCGTTTTGTGAACCGTGTAGTTGCATCCATGTTCAACACTGTGTCGACAAAGAAGATAGCAATACTAGGGTTTGCCTTCAAGAAAGATACTGGTGATACAAGGGAGACCCCAGCAATTGATGTGTGCAAGGGGTTGTTGGTTGACAAGGCCGAACTGAGCATATATGATCCGCAGGTAACAGAGGACCAGATCCGCAGGGACTTGACTATGAGAAAGTTCGACTGGGATCACCCGATGCACCTGCAGCCGATTAGCAGCAGTAGTACTCTGGAGCAAGTGAGTGTGGTCTCGGATACCTATGAGGCAACAAAGGGTGCCCATGGTATTTGCATTCTCACTGAATGGGATGAGTTTAAGACTCTCGATTACAACAAGATATATGAGAATATGCAGAAACCGGCATTCATATTCGACGGTAGGCATGTTATCGATGTAGATAAACTGCGCGAAATTGGCTTTATTGTCTTCGCAATTGGTAAGCCCCTGGATGCATGGCTCAAGGACATGCCTGCCGTCGCATAA